A single window of Amphiura filiformis chromosome 17, Afil_fr2py, whole genome shotgun sequence DNA harbors:
- the LOC140137355 gene encoding NXPE family member 3-like, with amino-acid sequence MAVKDTTEQPQSLKRYRTMMIVTCMCATITFTLLLNSGTQRSGRMIETAVFGPPNPRNNNFSLYSDKENTVTSTFLAQTGTTETTTDYFNDIKNATDSTVTAEKFNDSLASYLMNNTMTSEASGRITDKPYMDDSTITSANYSTLTLLNIPLKGQYLHLLIHAADVQGRPKTSGGDVWFVTASSVDDKFYTSGRVLDHLNGTYSVYLFAGWTNTPTIKVKLVYTSHAAHFIENSYWTTPLPRVYWSAHFIQGNRTESSKCYIETVEWDDTKCAYTRPIAMGVHTAFVCNKPRSLPCVALNDYLVDSGKTNRAVENFGTGNMWLFSGCMEYIGNGTIVTLKPDVDAVNDSTPLNVCLPDEPNPWSHGYWSQSKWVSFVCKTRQWTRPEAGKCLQDKEIILLGDSTTRQWYTELVHLLGGNSNLKGVELVVKTKSIPAYNTTVYWHFHPWTIGSVRKYIANLKYEVDILDELSETNCSKYVIVVSPWAHFTQWRRSAYIERLGLLRLAVERLQKRCPGVPVVVRGPHPRLELVGTPSDLFSAADYILYKMNTIMRDMFYGIGVHYIDIWDLNLSYPSKNTIHMPSRAVAQEIFMFLSYLCNTGK; translated from the exons ATGGCGGTGAAGGACACTACAGAGCAACCACAAAGTTTGAAACGATACCGCACTATGATGATAGTTACATGTATGTGCGCTACTATTACGTTTACACTTCTCTTGAACTCG GGCACACAACGGTCTGGCAGGATGATCGAAACGGCAGTGTTTGGACCACCAAATCCACGTAACAATAATTTCTCCTTGTACAGTGATAAAGAAAATACAGTAACATCAACTTTTCTGGCACAAACAG GCACTACTGAGACGACCACAGACTATTTTAACGATATCAAAAACGCAACAGACAGCACAGTGACCGCAGAGAAATTTAACGACAGTTTAGCGTCGTACCTCATGAACAACACAATGACGTCAGAAGCATCTGGCAGAATAACTGACAAACCGTACATGGATGACAGTACAATAACCTCAGCTAACTATTCAACTTTGACATTGCTGAACATTCCATTAAAAGGACAATACCTCCATCTGTTGATCCACGCTGCAGATGTCCAAGGAAGGCCAAAGACATCTGGTGGCGACGTCTGGTTTGTAACAGCATCTTCGGTAGATGACAAATTCTATACATCTGGCAGAGTGCTCGATCATCTCAATGGTACTTATAGTGTGTATCTGTTTGCTGGATGGACCAATACGCCGACGATTAAAGTAAAACTCGTTTATACCAGCCATGCTGCACATTTTATAGAGAACAGTTATTGGACAACTCCCTTACCACGTGTTTATTGGTCTGCACATTTCATACAAGGGAACAGAACGGAGTCCTCAAAGTGTTATATAGAAACTGTAGAATGGGATGATACCAAGTGTGCCTACACGAGACCAATAGCAATGGGAGTCCATACTGCATTTGTGTGTAACAAACCACGGTCTTTACCATGTGTAGCTTTAAATGATTATTTAGTTGACAGTGGGAAAACGAACAGAGCAGTTGAAAATTTTGGCACTGGAAACATGTGGTTGTTCAGTGG GTGCATGGAGTACATTGGTAATGGAACAATTGTGACATTAAAACCAG ATGTAGACGCCGTCAACGATTCCACACCTCTCAACGTATGTTTACCAGATGAACCGAATCCATGGAGCCATGGTTACTGGTCTCAGTCGAAGTGGGTTTCGTTTGTTTGCAAAACTCGCCAATGGACACGCCCTGAAGCTGGCAAATGCCTTCAAGACAAAGAGATCATATTATTAGGCGATTCCACCACACGGCAATGGTACACTGAATTGGTACATCTCTTGGGAGGGAATAGTAACCTTAAAGGAGTCGAACTTGTGGTTAAAACGAAGAGTATCCCAGCATATAACACAACAGTTTATTGGCACTTTCATCCATGGACGATTGGTAGCGTTCGAAAATATATAGCCAATTTGAAATATGAGGTTGATATTCTGGATGAATTAAGCGAgacaaattgttcaaaatatgttattgttGTTAGCCCCTGGGCACATTTTACTCAGTGGAGAAGATCTGCATATATTGAACGATTAGGGCTTCTAAGGCTAGCCGTTGAAAGGCTTCAAAAACGATGCCCAGGAGTACCTGTAGTTGTTAGAGGGCCTCATCCACGCCTTGAACTTGTCGGAACACCGTCAGACTTATTCAGTGCTGCCGATTATATATTGTATAAAATGAATACTATTATGAGAGATATGTTTTATGGCATAGGAGTACATTATATAGATATTTGGGACTTGAATTTATCGTATCCGTCCAAGAATACAATACACATGCCCAGCCGTGCAGTAGCTCAGGAAATATTTATGTTTTTGTCTTATTTGTGCAATACAGGTAAATGA